CTAGCGTGTCTTTTACTTCCATGCTTAGTGCTTggggttaaattggattgataaacaagtatgattgacagtgtgtgttagggacaaagTCCCGGGGCAAAGTCCAGCTCAAaatccaaagtacatagtcgatttttcaCTCGGGCTTTCACAATCAATAAACtgatagattccaaaatcagtaTTGTTCAGTATTGGAGAGAGCCATTATAAATATGCCAAGATACATGTATGTTGTAGGCTATTTTTTTATAACACAAGCACTCACTTGTATATAAACTATATTGAATACTTCAATGTAATAAACATCATGCAACTAAATGCGTCCATCATGATAACATgctataggctttttagcctggcttgagcattttgttagagcctggtcccatcaggacccaagcgtgtctccacacggagcgaccgtttaaacaaacaaacaaacaaacattctatttatcaaaaattgaccaTGGCATAGTCTACAGTACTGCTAAATAATAGTTTCTTGTTTGAATATATGCGAGTAGCAATCAACATATTGTAGTTCATGCAAGTTTCATTCCTATGTCATACCGTACTTAATAGTACCGTACGGTAATGTGTAgattttgatatttatctccTACATAGCAGTGAATTGGAGGTTTCGAGTCGGGACGTGAGCTTGAGACTGGTCTCAAGTCCCATTCTTTTTAAGGTCTCGGACTCGACTTGCTCGCACTCAGATTCTCAGAATGGAGAACAGTTCTACTCTGAGTCTGAATCATCGGTGGATTTGCCTTTAGTACTGCTACCTGCTGCAATAGCAACAGTAGCTACGGCGGCAGCCCCAACTGCAAGAAACCCCAAAGTTTGCCACCATGAAGATTGCGAGCTTACTGGCTCCCCATACCGTATATCAGTTGCATTATGTTCACAGTTATTGGTCACAACGTTGTATGTTCCAGCACCGGTACCCTGTCTTTTTTGAGCCTGGCGTAGAATTTCACGTCTTGATCTTGGGTTCCTTTCATTGTCTTCAGTATTATTGATACGCACTTTGCTTCCATTTGCAACCTTTCTGATCTTCTCGTGGCGATGTTTGACATTGTTCTTCTTTTTGCCCCCGTCTCCAGCAAAGTGGTAAACGCCCCCCTGACCATCTGCAACCCCAACATGATTGTACAGTCCACGGTCAAAGTCAATCATATCACCAGGATCTGGATGCAAGTCATCAGGGTCTTGCCAGTCAGTCAACATGCCTGTATTGGTATGATAATGTCAAAGTTTTATTTATATGAGAAATTGAAataatttttgcaataaaattttttATAGGCTCTCAAACTGATATTTGCTTTTGTTAAATTTGTAACATTTAGACTTCTGTctcatcatgtacatgtatatcatgtaATTTATGGAAATGGGGTATTCCCCTATTTGATGGAAAATCCCCAATTGCATGGAACATAATAATATTGTGGCAATGTGGCATATACTTAGCTGGATCGAGGCAAACATATGCTGATGTACAGCCCCACCCCTATCCACTGGGCCTGTCACAATATTGCCAAGAACTTTTCTATAATTTACAAATTTCTGCTGAAAATTTCAATTATTTATAAAGGCAAATAATTTTCTTGACTCACCATTATGTCTATCAATTTCTCTACCAGCCATATTATATGTACATCAGATTCAGATGTACCGTATGTATACTCAGGCAGGACACTggaattgcaacaacaaaaaaaagcaaaataaaaacagttattttgtctaaaaataaACGTTTATATTGTGTAAACAGAGTCAGGCTAGGTTACCTGACCAACCGTATATCTCGGTACCCCCGACATAAAACATTTCTGGGAGCAAAATAAAACCAACAAAACTTACAGTGCCGTACCTGTAATTTTTTGcagaattccttttacaaattaagcgtattgCTAACTGTCCAGCgtgtattattttccacaaggtcctatgcacacaCTTGATGTCGCatgcgtatacgcgatggttaatgcAAAGGGATCCTTGTAAATATGGGGGAACGTAGAATTGAGCAATCAAAACTGGAAATTAAATTATACATGAATCAATTTGAATTgggccgtgtgttttgaactcgccacccttagcgttacatcacaaatattatgaatttttacaccaatcaagtttaaaattagaatatctacacaactatcaaccctaaactagcaaaagtatacattttggaaagctgaaggcataagcaattcaaatatacacatttcaactcattgtacagggtgaccttgaagttatacagggtggaataaaaaaattctaaataaaaaatgggtcacttaatgcatcaATTGCTTATTActaatagcgtgtttctattgagtcccctgcattttaccggtaaaactcttcgccgtcaaatagcggcgaaaggcggataacagtcagtttccattgcacgttgtttaccggtaaacactcgatgaacagcgtcaattgaAAGTTTGCCGGCGAAAGCACACGAAAGGTtgtgcactggggtcaatccccgggtcaatcgcaaagcattgtggattttaatattgtagtattttcttaattgtttggctaaaaatgaggtagcaaacatgagaaaagaagactgaagaataaagttttttttattagcgttttcattcgttctcgtacatcaaattacgccattgggaaatccccctcagtgatatcgacgtgagtactcagtattgttgcgaaaaaaaaaaataggtcttagaatttaatctttcacagtttaatttcagttaattctttttagcgaatagtaatttaacatcaacaacataatattaaattcatga
Above is a window of Amphiura filiformis chromosome 7, Afil_fr2py, whole genome shotgun sequence DNA encoding:
- the LOC140157102 gene encoding phospholipase A and acyltransferase 3-like; its protein translation is MAGREIDRHNGMLTDWQDPDDLHPDPGDMIDFDRGLYNHVGVADGQGGVYHFAGDGGKKKNNVKHRHEKIRKVANGSKVRINNTEDNERNPRSRREILRQAQKRQGTGAGTYNVVTNNCEHNATDIRYGEPVSSQSSWWQTLGFLAVGAAAVATVAIAAGSSTKGKSTDDSDSE